Sequence from the Maribellus comscasis genome:
TGCGAAGGATGAAAATTTGGCCCGGGCCAGCGTAGGTTTTATGGGTGGAAGGATAAAATTTTCTTGATTTTTTTGTTTCGTTTTTGCATCAAGGCAAAAATGAAAGTCCGTCTGACAAGACAAAAACAATTTGAATATGGAAAACATCAATTTAGACATAAAAGCATTTCTCGACCAGGACCAAAGAAAAGATTTACTCCGTTTACTGACAGCCGGCAGCGTCGACGACGGTAAATCAACCCTTATAGGCCGGTTAATGTTCGACAGTAAAATGCTGTATGAGGATCAGCTGGCGGCTCTCGAACGCGACAGCAAAAGGGTTGGGCATGCAGGAGAAGACATCGATTATGCGCTTCTTCTCGACGGGCTAAAAGCTGAACGTGAACAGGGAATCACCATTGATGTAGCCTACCGCTATTTTTCAACTGCAAAACGAAAATTTATCATTGCCGACACACCCGGGCACGAGCAGTACACACGGAATATGATAACCGGTGGTTCAACCGCAAACCTGGCCATTATCCTGATTGATGCCCGCCACGGAGTAATCACCCAGACCAAACGCCATACATATCTGGCCAGTCTACTGGGAATAAAACACGTGGTTGTGGCCATAAACAAAATGGATTTGGTGGATTTTAGACAGGAAGTGTTTGAAAAAATCCGAAAAGATTATGAAACCTTTGTGGCCCAGCTCGATATTCCGGATATTCATTATATCCCGCTTTCTGCATTGAAAGGCGATAATGTGGTGGAAACATCGGAACGCACACCCTGGTATCACGGAAACAGTTTACTGGAATTTCTGGAAACAGTTCACATCAGCAGCGACCGTAACTTTACCGATTTGCGTTACCCTGTGCAGTTTGTACTTCGGCCTGATATAAAATTCCGTGGTTTTTCTACTTCGGTAGCTTCCGGAATTATCAAAAAAGGAGACGACATACTGGTACTTCCTTCATTAAAAACGTCGAAAGTTAAATCGATTGTTTCATACGACGGCGAACTGGATTATGCTTTCCCACCGCAGTCGGTAACGGTTACACTGGAAGACGAAATCGACATCTCGCGTGGTGATATGATCGTCCATCCCGACAACCGCCCGCGTGTAGAACGTCATTTTGAAGCCATGCTGGTTTGGATGGATGAAAATGAGATGGACCTTTCCACACCGTTTTACATCAAACACGCCAACAACAATACCAAGGCAAAAATCGACCAGATAAGATACAAAGTGGATGTAAACACACTGGAAAAATCGAATATTGAAAATTTCAAATTAAATGAAATCGGGCGTGTGGTAATTACTACCACAAAGCCTTTGTTTTTTGATCCATATACCCAAAACCGCCAGACCGGTTCATTTATTTTGATTGACCCGGTAACGCATAATACCTGTGCGGTTGGAATGATTATTGACAAACTGGGAAGCAAAAACCTGCCATCAAGAATTACCGATACGGACAAAGAAACCATTGCCAAAGGGAAATCGCTTGTTACCATAGCAGAGCGGCAGAAAAAACTAAACCAGAAAGGAGAAACCATCTGGATTACCGGACTGCACGGTTCAGGTAAAAACGAACTGGCATTCAGCCTTGAAAAGAAATTGTTTGAAAATGGTGCAACAGTGGTTCTTCTCGATGGAAGCTCATTAAGGACGGGACTGAACAAAGAACTTGATTTCTCGCCGGCCGACCGTGCCGAACACCTGCGCCGTGTGGCACACATCAGCAAAATGTTAAACGATCAGGGAATCATTACCATCTGTTCATTTATTTCAAGGAACAGTTCGCTACGGAAACAGATTGCACAAATTATTGGCGAAGAACGGTTTCACCTGTTGTACATGGATGCCACCATGGATTATTGCAAACGAAACAAACCTGAGCTCTACAGTTTAATTGACGAAGGAAAAACTGAAAATGTCCCCGGAATGGATTTGGAGTATGAGACTCCTGCTAATGCTGTGTTGTTTTTAAAACCGGAGAATAACGGGTTGAATATTGATATAGTGTTGGATTATCTGGCAAAAGAGAAAATTTTTCCAAACCAATGATATATGACAACACTGAGACAACCATGACAACAACGACAACAACGACAATTTCGACTTCTTTCCGTTATCTGCTTCGCGTTATCCTTGTTATCTATGTTTGATTTTTTGAGTGCTAATATTTACATTGTCAATTCCGGGCTCTTCTTTTACTATCAGAGACACTCAGTAACCTGTTTTCCAGTACTGGTACTTTCAAGATTCATTCAATAAATTAACTTTGCAACATCAAAATACTATAAATTATGACATTGGGAGTTTAAAAAATCAGGACAGTAAAAATATTAACTGAAGCACTGAATAAATTAGAACCTGTTAAGAAATTTGACGCCCAAAGGCATGTTGATATGGTAAATTTGGAGAAGATGCATTGGAATACCAAAATAGGATAAGGGATGAATGGGGTTAGTGTTATTTCGGATACTAATGCGCTCATTTACCTGCTGAATGGTTCGCAGAAGGCTGCGGAGTATCTTGATTTACCATTGCTTACTTTTGATTCTGACTTTGTCCGTATACCATTGCAGCATCAGAAATAATTAGTAAGCGACCAAAGCTGCACGACAACCATAACCTCCACCACAACAGATTAATAGAATTGCGGTAGCGGAGACTATTAGATGTTATTGTGATAAAATAGGTTTATTTTCAACAATGGCACAGATGGCAAATCTGCGCAAGCAGGGAAAAAAAGGTGAAATTGAAAACCCGCCCGGGGTAGATTTGGAATACGAAAAACCGGATAATGCCAAACTGATCTTCAGGTTTGAAGGGAACGAAATCAATATCGACCGGATTCTGGATTTTTTTCCAAAAATAAAGTTTTCCCTATTTAATTAAATCATTATTGAGAGCGGAATAAAAAGGTTAATTTTGAGGAAATTTTGGGGATAGAAATGAAAAAATTTATCATAATAGGGGTAGCTGGTTACGTAGCAGTAAAGCATTTGAGAGCCGTTAAAACAGTTAGGGGCAAGGTAGTCGCTGCCATCGACCCAAATGATAATCTCGAAATTTTGGATGAATATTTTCCAGAATGTGAATATTTCAAATCAGTTGAAGACGCCCAAACCTTTGTAAATAACAACTCTATTGATTTTATCACGGTTTGTTCGCCATCATACCTGCATGCTCAACATATTCGTTTTGCGTTGGAAAACCAGTGCGATGTAATTTGTGAAAGCCCTTTGGTTTTAACAAAAAAGGAATATGAAGAAGTAAAACACTGGGAAGAAAAGTCAAACAACAAAGTTTATAATGTATTGCAGTACAGGTATAGTTCAGCATTACAAGAATTGAAAAATAATTTTGTTCCGGGAGAGAATGTTTACGTTGATTTTAGAAATTATTCCTACAGGGGAAAATGGTTTAAACAAAGTTGGAAAGGAGAACCGTCTAAATCGGGGGGATTACTCACTATTTTGGGGTATCATTTTTTTGATGCATTAATCTGGATATATGGAAAACCGGTAAAACTGGAAATCAATAAAGAATCGGCTACAGAAATTAAAGGTGTGCTTTCACTTGAAAATGCCACTGTTAATTTTGAACTCAATAATCAGCTTATTGAAATAGAAAAGAGAAGAAAACTGGAAATCGTTATAAATGGGAAAGAAATATCGTTAGGCAAACCGGATGAAGGTTTATTTGAAAAAAGTTATCGTGATATTTTAAACAAAAAAGGATTTGGGATACGTGAGGTAGCAGAGACCATACGTTTGGTTTCAAAGTCTGAATAAATAGTCTCATATTCGGGAAATAATTGATATTGATAAATAAATATAAAAAATCTCTTAATTTATACTAATCTAAAAAGATATGAACCAAACAAAAATAGCTATAGTAGGACTCGGTTATGTAGGTCTGCCATTGGCTGTTGAATTTGCAAAAAAGTATCCTGTTGTTGGTTTCGACATTAAACAGGAACGTATTAAGGAGTTAAATGCGGGACATGACTCCACACTTGAAGTGGATAATAAAAATTTGCAATCCGTGCTTGTCACCCTGAATGGAATTGAAGGGTCTTCCGGGCGAGATGCCGGCCTTTTCCTAACCACCTCTCCCGGGGATATCGCCCAATGTAATATTTTTATTGTAACAGTTCCCACGCCAACAGATAAGAACAATCGTCCTGTACTTACCCCTTTGGTAAAAGCATCTGAAACAGTAGGGAAGGTGCTAAAGAAAAATGATATTGTTATTTATGAATCTACAGTTTATCCCGGTGCAACTGAGGAAGACTGCATCCCTGTATTGGGAAAGTTTTCAGGATTAACTTTTAACAGAGATTTTTTTGTAGGTTATTCTCCGGAAAGAATAAATCCCGGCGATAAAGAACATACGGTTACCAAAATAAAAAAGGTAACATCCGGTTCTACACCAGAGACTGCGGCAAAAGTTGATGAATTGTATAAATCAGTTATTGTGGCCGGAACTCATTTGGCTCCTTCCATTAAAGTGGCCGAAGCTGCCAAGGTTATCGAAAATTCGCAACGCGACATTAATATTGCTTTTGTAAATGAACTGGCTAAAATATTTAGCCGTCTGGGGATTGATACAAAGGAGGTGTTACTGGCTGCCGGAACAAAATGGAACTTCCTTCCGTTTACTCCTGGTTTGGTAGGTGGGCATTGTATTGGTGTAGATCCTTACTATTTGGCGCAAAAAGCGCAGGAAGTAGGTTACAATCCTGAAATTATTCTTGCCGGCCGGCGTATGAATGACGGTATGGGGGTCTGGGTAGCATCACAAGTTGTAAAATTGTTGATTCACAACGGACATGCCGTGAAAAACAGCAGGATTTTAGTTCTGGGTATCACCTTTAAAGAAAACTGCCCTGATATACGCAATACCAAAGCCATAGATGTTATAAAAGAGCTCAAAGCATACGGCTGTGAAGTGGATGTGTATGATCCCTGGGCAGGTAAAGATGAAGTAGAATTAGAGTATGGATTAAAGCTCGTCGACAATTATACTGATGTGAGATATGATGGGATTGTATTGGCCGTGTCACACAATGAATTCAGGAATATAGATGTGGCAAAATTGCGCAACGGGCATAATGCGGTGATTTACGATATTAAAGGCATCTGGCCAAAAGAGAAAGTGGATGGAAGACTGTAAAGGTTCTTGAAAATTACAGCAGGAGGTTAATGAGACCACTTCGGTCGTTCCTCCCTAGTGGAATCCTGCATTTAAAAAACTTAGGAATACGATTTTCCGAGGGAAGAATGACCGAAGGAATCAGCAAGACTTCCCGAGGAGCTTGCGACGAAGGGAACTTATCACTTTAAGCAGTGAGATAATAAATGAAAGCCTGTACCTACATTGTCACCAACAAAGCCAACAAGGTTTTATACACTGGCGTGACAAGCAATCTGAAAAGTCGCATGGAAAGCCACCAGACAAAAAAGTATCCCAATGCTTTTACAGCGCGGTACAATGCTGACAAGCTGGTCTGGTATGAGGAGTTCGAAAGCATCATTGATGCCAGAGACAGGGAACGGCAACTAAAAGCGGGGAACCGGGCAAGAAAGATAAAGTTAATTGAGAATATGAATCCCGAATGGAAAGACCTATACAAAATATTATAAGAAGCACGAGTCTGCGAGGAGGCACGACGAAGCAGCCCCACGACTTTTAGCAATTAACATGTACAGTATTCCATACCTTCGAAGTACAAAAATGTTATGGAGGCAGGGTATGAGACCACTTCGTCACTTTGTTCCTCGTGGAATCTTGCACTTAATAATTTTTTGTGCACGGATATCTCAGCACAAAACAACATTCGTGGTACGATTTTGCGAGGGAGCAAAGCGACCGCGGCAAACTTATGACTTTTAGCACTTAAAAAATTATGAAAATACTAATTACCGGCGGAGCAGGGTTCATAGGCAGCAACCTAGTTGACCACTTCCTGGAAAAAGGCCACCAGGTCGTTGTCCTCGATAACCTCGCCACCGGTTTTGAAAAAAATATCTACCACCATTACGGGAAAAAAGAATTTAGATTTATAAAAGGCGATATCCGGGATTTGGAAACCTGCCGAAAAGCGGTTAAAGGTTGCGATGGTGTACTACACCAGGCAGCGCTGGGCAGCGTACCCCGTTCCATCAACGACCCGGTTACTTCCAATGAAGTAAATGTAAGCGGGTTTATAAATATGCTGGTAGCAACCCGCGATGAGGGGATTCAGCGTTTTGTCTATGCGGCCAGTTCCAGCACCTATGGCGACAGTAAGGAATTCCCCAAAGTGGAAGAAAGAATTGGCAAGCCCCTTTCGCCTTACGCCGTAACCAAATATGTAAACGAATTGTATGCCGATGTGTTTGCCCGAACCTATAGAATGCAGTGTATAGGCTTACGGTATTTTAATGTATTTGGCCGCCGGCAGGACCCCAACGGTGCTTATGCCGCCGTAATCCCTTTGTGGGTAAAAGCATTTTTGAACCACCAGAGCCCGGTAATTAACGGCGACGGCTCCTACAGCCGAGATTTTACCTACATCGAAAACGTCATCCAAGCCAATGAAAAGGCACTGTTAACACATGCGCAGGATATCATCGAAAGAAAAAAACTTTATGAGGCACGACTTCGCGAGGAAGATGCCGGTCCAGAAGTACGATCTACCGAGGGAGTGGAGCGACCGAAGGGACCTCATACCAACACCACCGAACAAGCAAAGGACAAGAATTTCCCTTCCTCCGGAGGAGGGGTGGCTCCCGAGGATTCGGGAGACGGAGTGGTATCTTCTTTCCACGAAGTATTCAACATCGCCTATGGCGAAAACACCACGCTCCTCAAACTTTTTGATGCACTAAAACAAAACCTCGCCCGTTTTGATGAAATAATAGCTACAATTGAACCGGATTTCCGGGAGTTTAGGGTTGGGGATATTCCACATAGTTTAGCAAATATTGAAAAGGCAAAAGCTACACTTGAGTATAAGCCTTTGTATAGCGCAGCTAATGGGTTTGAGAAGGCGTGTGAGTGGTATTGGCAAAATTTGAAATAATTATTCAATAATGGAGCATATTTATACGACATTTGACAAAATTGAAGATCGCACAGCCAAAGAAATCTATCTAAAACAGCAGGCAAAAGTGATCTAGTTTACTGGTTTGTCAGGTTCAGGAAAACTATACTGGCCAGTGCACCGGAAAAACGGTTGTTTGAACTCAACTATTTTTGCCAGATTCTTGATGGCGATAACGTTCGCTCGGGTATCAACAAAAATCTGAAGTTTACAGAAGAAGACTGTTTGGAAAATATCCGGCGTATTGCTTAAGAGACTGTTTTGATTTTATTTTTAGAAGTATTATGATGTATTTTTT
This genomic interval carries:
- a CDS encoding Gfo/Idh/MocA family protein yields the protein MKKFIIIGVAGYVAVKHLRAVKTVRGKVVAAIDPNDNLEILDEYFPECEYFKSVEDAQTFVNNNSIDFITVCSPSYLHAQHIRFALENQCDVICESPLVLTKKEYEEVKHWEEKSNNKVYNVLQYRYSSALQELKNNFVPGENVYVDFRNYSYRGKWFKQSWKGEPSKSGGLLTILGYHFFDALIWIYGKPVKLEINKESATEIKGVLSLENATVNFELNNQLIEIEKRRKLEIVINGKEISLGKPDEGLFEKSYRDILNKKGFGIREVAETIRLVSKSE
- a CDS encoding GIY-YIG nuclease family protein, coding for MKACTYIVTNKANKVLYTGVTSNLKSRMESHQTKKYPNAFTARYNADKLVWYEEFESIIDARDRERQLKAGNRARKIKLIENMNPEWKDLYKIL
- a CDS encoding nucleotide sugar dehydrogenase; this encodes MNQTKIAIVGLGYVGLPLAVEFAKKYPVVGFDIKQERIKELNAGHDSTLEVDNKNLQSVLVTLNGIEGSSGRDAGLFLTTSPGDIAQCNIFIVTVPTPTDKNNRPVLTPLVKASETVGKVLKKNDIVIYESTVYPGATEEDCIPVLGKFSGLTFNRDFFVGYSPERINPGDKEHTVTKIKKVTSGSTPETAAKVDELYKSVIVAGTHLAPSIKVAEAAKVIENSQRDINIAFVNELAKIFSRLGIDTKEVLLAAGTKWNFLPFTPGLVGGHCIGVDPYYLAQKAQEVGYNPEIILAGRRMNDGMGVWVASQVVKLLIHNGHAVKNSRILVLGITFKENCPDIRNTKAIDVIKELKAYGCEVDVYDPWAGKDEVELEYGLKLVDNYTDVRYDGIVLAVSHNEFRNIDVAKLRNGHNAVIYDIKGIWPKEKVDGRL
- a CDS encoding adenylyl-sulfate kinase → MFELNYFCQILDGDNVRSGINKNLKFTEEDCLENIRRIA
- the cysN gene encoding sulfate adenylyltransferase subunit CysN, giving the protein MENINLDIKAFLDQDQRKDLLRLLTAGSVDDGKSTLIGRLMFDSKMLYEDQLAALERDSKRVGHAGEDIDYALLLDGLKAEREQGITIDVAYRYFSTAKRKFIIADTPGHEQYTRNMITGGSTANLAIILIDARHGVITQTKRHTYLASLLGIKHVVVAINKMDLVDFRQEVFEKIRKDYETFVAQLDIPDIHYIPLSALKGDNVVETSERTPWYHGNSLLEFLETVHISSDRNFTDLRYPVQFVLRPDIKFRGFSTSVASGIIKKGDDILVLPSLKTSKVKSIVSYDGELDYAFPPQSVTVTLEDEIDISRGDMIVHPDNRPRVERHFEAMLVWMDENEMDLSTPFYIKHANNNTKAKIDQIRYKVDVNTLEKSNIENFKLNEIGRVVITTTKPLFFDPYTQNRQTGSFILIDPVTHNTCAVGMIIDKLGSKNLPSRITDTDKETIAKGKSLVTIAERQKKLNQKGETIWITGLHGSGKNELAFSLEKKLFENGATVVLLDGSSLRTGLNKELDFSPADRAEHLRRVAHISKMLNDQGIITICSFISRNSSLRKQIAQIIGEERFHLLYMDATMDYCKRNKPELYSLIDEGKTENVPGMDLEYETPANAVLFLKPENNGLNIDIVLDYLAKEKIFPNQ
- a CDS encoding SDR family NAD(P)-dependent oxidoreductase; translation: MKILITGGAGFIGSNLVDHFLEKGHQVVVLDNLATGFEKNIYHHYGKKEFRFIKGDIRDLETCRKAVKGCDGVLHQAALGSVPRSINDPVTSNEVNVSGFINMLVATRDEGIQRFVYAASSSTYGDSKEFPKVEERIGKPLSPYAVTKYVNELYADVFARTYRMQCIGLRYFNVFGRRQDPNGAYAAVIPLWVKAFLNHQSPVINGDGSYSRDFTYIENVIQANEKALLTHAQDIIERKKLYEARLREEDAGPEVRSTEGVERPKGPHTNTTEQAKDKNFPSSGGGVAPEDSGDGVVSSFHEVFNIAYGENTTLLKLFDALKQNLARFDEIIATIEPDFREFRVGDIPHSLANIEKAKATLEYKPLYSAANGFEKACEWYWQNLK